DNA from Bacteroides zoogleoformans:
ACCCAGTTTTCCGGCTTCGCGTACGGCGGCTTCGCTTCCGTACTTCACGTAGTCGTCGTATTTGATGACTTCGGCACGGATGAAGCCTTTCTCGAAGTCGGTGTGGATGACGCCTGCACATTGCGGAGCTTTCCAGCCTTTCTGATACGTCCATGCCTTTACTTCCATTTCGCCGGCGGTGATGAAGGTTTCGAGGTTCAGCAGTTTGTAGGCCGATTTTATCAGGCGGCTGACGCCCGATTCTTCCAGACCCACTTCTTCGAGGAACATTTGGCGGTCTTCGTAAGTCTCGAGTTCGGCGATGTCGGCTTCGGTCTTAGCGGCTACGATGAGTATCTCGGCGTTCTCGTCCTTTACGGCTTGGCGCACCATGTCGACGTATCGGTTTCCGCTTACGGCAGCGGCTTCGTCCACGTTGCAGACGTACATCACGGGTTTGCCGGTGAGCAGGAAGAGTTCCTTTGCCACTTTCTGTTCGTCTTTGGTGTCGAACTGCACGGTGCGGGCCGATTTGCCTTGTTCCAGCGCCTCTTTATATCGCACCAATACGTCATAAGCCAGTTTGGCGGCTTTGTCTCCGCCGGTCTGTGCCTGTTTCTGTACTTTCTGTATGCGGC
Protein-coding regions in this window:
- the ychF gene encoding redox-regulated ATPase YchF codes for the protein MALQCGIVGLPNVGKSTLFNCLSNAKAQAANFPFCTIEPNVGVITVPDERLTKLAELVHPGRIVPTTVEIVDIAGLVKGASKGEGLGNKFLANIRETDAIIHVLRCFDDDNVTHVDGSVDPVRDKEIIDYELQLKDLETVESRIQKVQKQAQTGGDKAAKLAYDVLVRYKEALEQGKSARTVQFDTKDEQKVAKELFLLTGKPVMYVCNVDEAAAVSGNRYVDMVRQAVKDENAEILIVAAKTEADIAELETYEDRQMFLEEVGLEESGVSRLIKSAYKLLNLETFITAGEMEVKAWTYQKGWKAPQCAGVIHTDFEKGFIRAEVIKYDDYVKYGSEAAVREAGKLGVEGKEYVVQDGDIMHFRFNV